The Bernardetia sp. genome has a segment encoding these proteins:
- a CDS encoding SpoIIE family protein phosphatase: MRYLFSLLLFFLFVPLSSAQDIEAKDIGMPFLNFYTPKAYLGHPQVWSIVQADNGVMYFGTRSIHTYDGVNWKTIKLPNAVVVRSLGKDLTGKIYVGGRNDFGYLIPSDSTSEMEFVTLTKDFASESKEFGDVWEINATNEAVFFHTAKHIFIYDLKTKKIDDILVDATTMRGVLHKDNYYFNQKDKGLSVLNAADKNVKILAGTDTLKNLTIGGIVSYSNEELLIFTQQQSQIWKYNLSTQTLSYFPSEIDSITQNDSPTVFYHAITLKNGNILVSTIFKGAFLINKQGKLLKRIDKPVGLPTQTLPYIFEDQAENIWLATDNGIAQVELKTPLRVFKEEESGFDGVTLSIEEFEDKIYIGTTKGLFFSDDSNQFTKVKGLEGFCWGVKGFNINGKKHLYAITQNNLYYVDVDKALLLTPSNGANVLEQLNDKKAILAGGGGFTVVEFNAPREAKIVQVKPIENSQIRTITVLEKEVWLGTIQKGVYHLPYSADSLQLEKIVHIDSITNVAKGTEVSVFTYQNELLVGTENGLYSFNKTTKELEPHSTLGKNLSKNESVFRIAHDTNGNLYIVNADTKGHTKRIEKDKDGKFVINATPFERIPDMSTQAILYDSKNTVWIGGSEGLYRFYPQKAKNYDYKKIPKPVIRKVFLGEDSLFFAGNYINENGFFIAEQPKNAEPTFSYDNNSLTFQFAAIIFQEGVRYSYKLEGYDEEFSNWTSESKKSYTNLYEGDYTFKVKTKNIYGAESEITTYSFTILPPWYRTWWAYLIYVFALGLFIWIMIWVNTQRLKRKNQKLEDTVKERTAELLERNEEIVQQNSQLNQQKEEIEAQSENQRKLNISLNAQKAEVEKAYKNVQLLSEIGQEITAILNLEDLIQSVYQNVNALMPADGFGIGIFDESQQRIGFQGFIEKGEKLPYHFDALDENTFAIKCFTSLKEIVVNDLATEGKKYDYEVAQEQQGEIPMSFVYLPLQLENKPLGVITVQSFEKNSYSEREITFLRSLASYVAIALGNSTAYQVIAEKNEKITDSIRYAQTIQQAILPSEKKIVKPSGLSNDNYKIIFRPKDIVSGDFYWTSQSQDYFFIAVVDCTGHGVPGAFMSMIGSSLLTEIVEIQKIYEPSQILDKLNEQFIEALRQDENANSDGMDICLCRIHFDNQQSEIIFAGGKRPLFFVEYSENSEDIVQRLQGTRKSVGGKQRNKNPFEQHRLLLDKKSRIYLTTDGLVDQNDPQGEKFGSLKLTHFIKDTLHFPIKEQIEQLEQELVSHQHTAEQRDDITFVGIEV; encoded by the coding sequence ATGCGTTATCTATTTTCACTACTTTTATTTTTCTTGTTTGTTCCCTTATCTTCTGCACAAGACATAGAAGCAAAAGATATTGGAATGCCGTTTTTGAATTTCTATACTCCTAAAGCCTATTTAGGACATCCTCAAGTATGGAGTATCGTACAAGCAGACAATGGAGTTATGTATTTTGGTACACGAAGTATTCATACTTACGATGGAGTAAACTGGAAGACTATAAAACTACCAAATGCAGTTGTTGTACGCTCTTTAGGCAAAGACCTTACAGGAAAAATTTATGTAGGAGGTAGGAATGATTTTGGCTATCTGATTCCTTCTGATTCTACTTCAGAAATGGAATTTGTTACTTTGACTAAAGATTTTGCATCAGAATCAAAAGAGTTTGGCGATGTTTGGGAAATAAATGCTACCAATGAGGCTGTTTTTTTTCATACAGCAAAACACATATTTATTTATGACCTCAAAACAAAGAAGATAGACGATATATTAGTCGATGCCACGACAATGAGAGGTGTATTACACAAAGACAATTATTATTTTAATCAAAAAGATAAAGGTTTGAGTGTCTTAAATGCAGCAGATAAGAATGTCAAAATATTAGCAGGCACAGATACTCTCAAAAATCTTACGATAGGGGGGATTGTGAGTTATAGTAATGAAGAATTATTAATTTTTACACAACAACAATCACAGATTTGGAAATATAATCTATCTACCCAAACACTTTCTTATTTTCCTAGCGAAATTGACTCTATTACACAAAATGATTCGCCAACAGTTTTTTATCACGCCATTACACTCAAAAATGGAAATATACTGGTCTCTACTATTTTTAAGGGTGCTTTTTTGATAAACAAACAAGGTAAACTCTTGAAAAGAATAGACAAACCTGTTGGGCTTCCTACTCAAACCCTTCCATATATTTTTGAAGACCAAGCTGAAAATATTTGGCTGGCTACAGATAATGGCATTGCTCAAGTAGAACTCAAAACACCTTTGCGTGTATTTAAAGAAGAAGAATCGGGATTTGATGGAGTTACACTCTCTATTGAAGAGTTTGAAGATAAAATCTATATCGGAACAACAAAAGGATTATTTTTCTCTGATGATTCCAATCAGTTTACAAAAGTAAAAGGGTTAGAAGGTTTTTGTTGGGGAGTAAAAGGCTTTAATATAAATGGAAAAAAACATTTATATGCAATTACTCAAAATAATCTGTATTATGTTGATGTGGATAAAGCCTTGCTACTTACTCCTTCAAATGGTGCAAATGTCCTTGAGCAACTTAATGATAAAAAAGCCATTTTAGCAGGAGGAGGAGGGTTTACAGTAGTAGAGTTTAATGCTCCAAGAGAAGCAAAGATAGTTCAAGTAAAACCCATTGAAAACTCACAAATACGAACCATAACTGTTCTTGAGAAAGAGGTTTGGTTAGGTACAATTCAAAAAGGAGTTTACCACCTTCCCTACAGTGCAGACTCTTTGCAGCTAGAGAAAATTGTTCATATTGATAGTATCACAAATGTAGCTAAAGGAACTGAGGTAAGTGTTTTTACTTATCAAAATGAGCTTTTAGTAGGTACAGAAAACGGATTATATTCGTTCAACAAAACAACAAAAGAATTAGAACCACACTCTACCTTAGGAAAAAATCTTTCAAAAAACGAGTCTGTATTTAGAATAGCTCATGACACAAATGGTAATTTGTATATCGTAAATGCTGATACTAAGGGACACACTAAACGCATAGAAAAGGATAAAGATGGAAAGTTCGTAATCAATGCTACACCTTTTGAAAGAATACCTGATATGTCCACACAAGCCATTTTATATGATAGTAAAAATACAGTTTGGATAGGAGGGAGTGAAGGCTTATACCGTTTTTATCCTCAAAAAGCTAAAAATTATGATTATAAAAAAATTCCTAAGCCAGTTATCAGAAAAGTGTTTTTAGGAGAAGACTCTTTGTTTTTTGCAGGAAATTATATCAATGAAAACGGTTTTTTTATAGCAGAACAACCAAAAAATGCAGAGCCAACATTTAGCTATGATAACAACTCCCTAACATTTCAATTTGCTGCTATTATTTTTCAAGAAGGCGTGAGGTACAGTTATAAATTAGAAGGATATGATGAAGAGTTTTCTAACTGGACATCAGAGTCAAAAAAGTCTTATACTAACTTATACGAAGGAGATTATACCTTCAAAGTAAAGACAAAAAATATTTATGGTGCTGAAAGTGAAATAACTACCTACTCTTTCACTATTCTTCCTCCGTGGTATAGAACTTGGTGGGCATATTTAATTTATGTTTTTGCGTTGGGTTTGTTCATTTGGATAATGATTTGGGTCAATACGCAACGTCTGAAAAGAAAAAACCAAAAGTTGGAAGATACTGTAAAAGAACGAACAGCTGAGCTTTTAGAGAGAAATGAAGAAATTGTTCAACAAAATAGTCAGCTCAACCAACAAAAGGAAGAGATAGAAGCACAAAGTGAAAATCAAAGAAAGCTCAATATCAGCCTTAATGCTCAAAAAGCAGAAGTAGAAAAGGCGTATAAGAATGTACAACTTTTATCTGAAATTGGACAAGAAATCACAGCTATTTTAAACCTTGAAGACCTCATACAATCTGTTTATCAGAATGTAAATGCACTTATGCCAGCCGATGGTTTTGGTATTGGAATTTTTGATGAATCACAGCAGCGAATTGGTTTTCAAGGCTTTATAGAAAAAGGCGAAAAGCTCCCGTATCACTTCGATGCTTTAGATGAAAACACATTTGCTATTAAATGTTTTACTAGTTTGAAGGAAATAGTCGTCAATGACCTTGCAACTGAAGGAAAAAAATATGATTATGAAGTAGCACAAGAGCAGCAAGGCGAAATTCCGATGTCTTTTGTTTATTTACCTCTTCAACTGGAAAATAAGCCTTTAGGAGTAATTACAGTACAATCATTTGAAAAAAACTCATATTCAGAACGAGAAATTACTTTCTTGCGTTCGTTAGCTTCCTATGTTGCTATTGCCTTAGGCAACTCTACAGCTTATCAAGTTATTGCAGAGAAAAATGAAAAAATCACAGATTCTATTCGCTACGCACAGACTATCCAACAAGCCATTTTGCCAAGCGAAAAAAAGATAGTGAAACCATCTGGCTTATCAAATGATAATTATAAGATTATCTTCAGACCAAAAGATATTGTAAGTGGAGATTTTTATTGGACAAGCCAAAGTCAAGATTACTTTTTTATAGCAGTGGTGGACTGTACAGGACACGGTGTTCCAGGAGCTTTTATGTCTATGATAGGCAGCTCACTACTAACTGAGATTGTAGAAATACAGAAAATCTATGAGCCTTCACAAATTTTAGACAAGCTCAACGAACAGTTTATAGAGGCTCTTCGTCAAGATGAGAATGCAAATAGTGATGGAATGGATATTTGTTTGTGCAGAATACATTTTGATAATCAACAATCAGAAATAATCTTTGCTGGAGGAAAACGTCCTTTGTTTTTTGTAGAATACTCTGAAAATAGTGAAGATATAGTTCAACGTTTACAGGGAACTCGTAAGTCGGTAGGAGGCAAACAGCGCAATAAAAATCCGTTTGAACAACATAGATTATTGTTAGATAAAAAATCAAGAATTTATCTTACCACTGACGGACTTGTCGACCAAAATGACCCACAAGGAGAAAAATTTGGCAGCCTTAAACTGACACATTTCATTAAAGACACACTCCATTTTCCCATAAAAGAACAGATTGAACAATTAGAACAAGAGCTAGTAAGCCATCAGCATACAGCAGAGCAACGAGATGATATTACTTTTGTAGGGATAGAAGTATAA
- the purN gene encoding phosphoribosylglycinamide formyltransferase yields the protein MIRIAIFASGNGSNAAKIIEHFKLQKDVSFVVLSNNPNAFVIERAKRLGVEVAVFEKDELYKTGSVLNFLKCKEIDLIVLAGFMWLIPSNFVENFPDNIVNIHPALLPKYGGKGMYGDNVHKAVIKNKESQSGITIHLVNENYDEGQIIFQEKVNIDPKDNYETLAQKIHALEHLYYPLIIEELVGNLRKNQNLKEQISEEE from the coding sequence ATGATTCGAATTGCTATTTTTGCTTCTGGTAATGGCTCAAATGCTGCAAAAATTATTGAACATTTCAAATTACAAAAGGATGTTTCTTTCGTTGTCTTATCCAACAATCCCAATGCTTTCGTTATTGAAAGAGCCAAAAGATTAGGAGTAGAAGTTGCTGTATTTGAAAAAGACGAACTCTACAAAACAGGAAGTGTCCTCAATTTCCTCAAGTGTAAGGAGATAGATTTGATTGTCTTGGCTGGTTTCATGTGGCTAATTCCCTCCAATTTTGTGGAAAACTTTCCTGATAACATTGTCAATATTCACCCTGCTTTGCTTCCCAAATATGGTGGAAAAGGAATGTATGGAGACAATGTACATAAAGCTGTCATCAAAAATAAAGAAAGTCAGTCTGGTATTACCATTCACTTAGTCAATGAAAATTATGATGAAGGACAGATTATTTTCCAAGAAAAAGTAAATATTGACCCAAAAGATAATTACGAAACGCTTGCCCAAAAAATCCATGCTTTAGAGCATCTTTATTATCCTCTCATTATAGAAGAACTTGTTGGTAATCTTCGTAAAAATCAAAATCTAAAAGAACAAATTTCAGAAGAAGAATAA
- a CDS encoding DUF4350 domain-containing protein has translation MEKRTFTNILITVLILSLIPITFFVYVYMKSNHVEWSERYEIENKDPYNNYMILNLLKDYSPDNDFVVIDKLLTETLSEEEIDKKNIPTSYVFIGRSPFLLDDEVDLLLKFVEKGNTAFFAAKSIPDTLSIRLNLEEQNYKQDYFYVYDSIISTNFIHSPLKKENDFTFNYRIRNDSEKTYWNYFDDYNMEENSKSIERLGFLYEKTTEQHSNYDTHQYEENDYESDEQEIYTNFIRVKYGKGYFYFHKNPVLFTNYYLIQADGKKYTERALSYLPEGNILWDERSHDYKRGKQKYQKQSRRESPISYILSLESFAWAYYLLLVSAVLFIIFRGKRMQRIIPILRKEENTTLEFTKTVGQLYYLQQDHKRLVQLKIRLFFDFIRTHYHLNTQHIDEDFRKKLSERSDISREFIDLLLSDIQKVNGQHEVSEWLLRKIHTQIQEFYTNCK, from the coding sequence ATGGAAAAAAGAACGTTTACAAATATTTTAATTACTGTACTGATTTTATCTCTAATTCCAATTACTTTTTTTGTTTATGTGTATATGAAAAGTAATCACGTAGAATGGAGTGAGCGATATGAAATAGAAAATAAAGACCCTTACAACAACTACATGATTCTTAATCTCTTGAAAGACTATTCTCCAGATAATGATTTTGTGGTCATAGACAAACTGCTGACCGAAACGCTTTCAGAAGAAGAAATAGACAAAAAAAATATACCAACGTCTTATGTTTTTATAGGTCGAAGTCCTTTCTTGTTGGATGATGAGGTAGATTTACTTTTGAAGTTTGTTGAAAAAGGAAATACAGCTTTTTTTGCTGCTAAAAGTATTCCAGATACACTTTCCATACGCTTAAATTTGGAAGAGCAAAATTATAAGCAAGACTACTTCTATGTATATGATTCTATTATTTCTACCAATTTTATTCATTCTCCATTAAAAAAAGAAAATGACTTTACTTTTAATTATAGAATAAGAAATGATTCTGAAAAAACGTATTGGAATTATTTTGATGACTATAACATGGAAGAAAATAGCAAAAGCATAGAAAGGCTAGGTTTTCTTTATGAAAAAACCACAGAACAACACTCTAACTATGATACTCATCAGTATGAAGAAAATGACTATGAAAGCGATGAACAAGAAATTTATACTAACTTCATTCGTGTAAAATACGGAAAAGGCTATTTCTATTTTCATAAAAACCCTGTTCTTTTTACCAATTATTATCTTATTCAAGCAGACGGAAAGAAATATACAGAGCGAGCTTTATCTTACCTTCCAGAAGGAAATATTTTGTGGGACGAGCGTTCACATGACTACAAACGAGGCAAACAAAAGTATCAGAAACAAAGCAGAAGAGAAAGCCCAATAAGCTATATACTTTCTTTAGAGTCTTTTGCTTGGGCATATTATCTGCTTTTGGTAAGTGCTGTTTTGTTTATTATTTTCAGAGGAAAAAGAATGCAACGCATTATTCCAATACTTAGAAAAGAAGAAAATACTACCTTAGAGTTTACCAAAACCGTAGGACAGCTTTATTATTTACAACAAGACCACAAACGCCTTGTGCAGCTCAAAATCCGTCTATTCTTTGATTTTATTCGTACGCATTATCATTTGAATACACAACATATAGACGAAGACTTTAGAAAAAAATTATCCGAACGTTCGGACATCAGCCGAGAATTTATAGATTTGCTTTTGAGTGATATTCAGAAAGTAAATGGACAACACGAAGTGTCGGAATGGCTCTTACGCAAAATACATACGCAGATTCAAGAATTTTATACAAATTGTAAGTAA
- a CDS encoding AAA family ATPase — translation MQDNTSENASENQFQNLGFQSEENQNTESGQESSTFSNSSNQQLDFIYQSVSRIKSEVHKIIIGQDKMIDLLLVSLFADGHVLLEGVPGVAKTVTAKLLARTLSIDFSRIQFTPDMMPTDILGTTIYNLQEAEFNFTPGPVFSQVVLIDEINRAPAKTQAALFEVMEERQVTVDGTTYKMKLPFFVIATQNPIEQEGTYRLPEAQLDRFLFRIQLDYPSLKEEKEILRRFKNQLRNDISIVNPVLKGEDILACRKIVEEVHIKDELLDYIAEITYQTRNHGSLYLGASPRASLAIMRASKAMAVLRGRMFVTPEDIQEVAYPVLGHRIMITPEREMEGLTGEDLVKEMIQKLDVPR, via the coding sequence ATGCAAGACAATACTTCAGAAAACGCATCAGAAAATCAGTTTCAAAACCTTGGTTTTCAATCAGAAGAAAATCAAAATACAGAGTCAGGACAAGAATCTTCTACTTTTAGCAATTCCTCTAATCAACAACTAGATTTCATTTATCAGTCTGTTTCAAGGATAAAATCAGAAGTTCATAAAATCATCATCGGACAAGACAAGATGATTGATTTGCTTTTGGTAAGTTTGTTTGCTGACGGTCATGTGCTTTTAGAAGGAGTTCCAGGGGTTGCAAAAACAGTTACTGCAAAACTTTTGGCTCGTACGCTCTCCATTGATTTTTCTAGGATTCAGTTTACGCCAGATATGATGCCAACTGATATTTTAGGAACGACTATCTACAACCTCCAAGAAGCTGAATTTAACTTTACACCTGGACCTGTTTTTTCGCAAGTCGTCTTGATTGATGAGATAAACCGTGCGCCAGCCAAAACGCAGGCAGCACTTTTTGAAGTAATGGAAGAACGCCAAGTAACTGTGGATGGTACAACCTATAAAATGAAATTACCATTTTTTGTAATTGCTACACAAAACCCTATCGAACAAGAGGGAACATACCGTTTGCCAGAAGCACAACTAGACCGTTTCTTGTTCCGTATTCAATTAGATTATCCTAGCTTGAAAGAGGAAAAAGAGATTTTGCGTCGTTTCAAAAATCAGCTGCGTAATGATATTTCTATTGTCAATCCTGTTTTGAAAGGCGAAGATATTTTAGCTTGCCGTAAGATTGTAGAAGAAGTACATATTAAAGATGAACTCCTAGACTACATTGCCGAAATCACCTACCAAACAAGAAATCACGGTTCGCTTTATTTAGGAGCTTCTCCTCGTGCCTCGCTTGCTATTATGAGAGCTTCAAAAGCGATGGCAGTTTTGCGTGGGCGTATGTTTGTAACACCAGAAGATATTCAAGAAGTGGCGTATCCTGTTTTGGGACATCGTATTATGATAACACCAGAGCGAGAAATGGAAGGACTGACAGGCGAAGATTTAGTAAAAGAAATGATACAGAAGTTAGATGTACCAAGGTAA
- a CDS encoding YqiA/YcfP family alpha/beta fold hydrolase, with product MKTLYLHGLDSFLTDEKRTILEKYTDNLIAPLIDYRKDPYTIQTLLERYKDEKIELVIGSSMGGLTVYYLSWFWQIPCLAFNPALPYRSIIQELPELPTVLDEKPNPRTAFLRVVLGRHDDTIKPFDTLPLLMSDMNENEPLSIHLRNDLAHQIPFDIFDEELGYFFKKVRK from the coding sequence ATGAAAACGCTTTATTTACACGGATTAGATAGCTTTCTGACAGATGAAAAACGAACCATTTTAGAGAAATATACAGATAATTTGATTGCTCCTCTGATAGATTATAGAAAAGACCCTTACACCATTCAGACGCTTTTGGAGCGTTATAAAGATGAAAAAATAGAGCTTGTTATTGGAAGCAGTATGGGTGGACTAACGGTTTATTACTTGTCTTGGTTTTGGCAAATTCCGTGTTTGGCATTCAATCCAGCCTTGCCTTACAGAAGCATTATTCAAGAGTTGCCAGAGTTACCCACTGTTTTAGATGAAAAACCCAATCCAAGAACTGCATTTTTGAGAGTAGTTTTGGGAAGACACGACGATACAATTAAGCCTTTTGATACGCTTCCCCTTCTGATGAGTGATATGAACGAAAACGAGCCGTTATCTATCCATCTTAGAAATGACCTTGCTCACCAAATTCCATTTGATATTTTTGATGAAGAACTTGGCTATTTTTTTAAGAAGGTAAGAAAATAA